Proteins from a single region of Engystomops pustulosus chromosome 5, aEngPut4.maternal, whole genome shotgun sequence:
- the LOC140133856 gene encoding uncharacterized protein isoform X3, producing MQDDRAAAGQPLISAQPPLLHPRSRRRRTVPGAAAGAAGKMPGEEAGSSPIASTASTPISDSTTPKCLSPLEESPACATNMVTPCRQAKEGHRPQPEGASSEVPPGNTIGTRHLPSKVSEESPLTQEAKSEEPEQRGPEEVQDALDTRIVMGEETSCSPEERGAVNRLHMVISEREMVFGDPLEEVTLHLHQENSGQGSDKAMSESPDHLHFGRRETFAVNDDFYSQGESVADVPSFLKPTKETPCSSTVSEVHSLQAVSRTTTDSDPYTTAPSTPVKTTYSQYKHHSKSHLNEEHNDLDNDMSSPPTSPSGSYVTAEGGSWASSATSSGSPSCSPNLMAEVDTIESPTPYPEHLEVHGEGLCEDPCCMSPDMLEDEDIPELYDRDMDPEDFSPPNEELLDEYPSDIHSSEEDEDEWETDFAPSFTSMPLCPELMSTVSLMQEPQQAPLAGSSASVEGALQPAGQQHVHRISLPNSENDHMIPAFMLPFRGSLIFEAESMEITLFPQGESAESEAIDGDEKEEVGEDDEDDSTSASYLHSLSETSINEGVDESFAYQDDTSESSDSASYDGEEDDKRYGTEEYAVTTESTAPSTEGPVKAQRDSSNSGCESEMETSSDLSDSDECAVFSALDMNGEDFLAVEQKVLKVNEATKEEKELGGEKRDEDIGHSHLAQGFSKDPSITQVTSSDPEYSCASKAPQDTCEDPIRSTLVLTAEAEMELNCELSQKFNEGAMRTWSDSPVEQQSSSSSSEMDHILRAGIGNAGECLIACFDTDEELDTLPPLCVMQTQRDERAQDAENGRKTSMAVQLAEDRNYFTVKCENTKDAKISGEVESDIIQAPLFTVDGVDGNRRESEPAKVDTTEEGDTHVKHAADEELFACYDSEEDSQEVKPLDRPSLLAQIQKQQEEAGAYIPEQLPHNREQEKTFTADSAVTSGDNDRGHDGGKQTNTSSDKGLDKTLVSTDVTENSSRSITSETGLGDPQSSLNNNQNDSQPKDGDVIVTDHVLSSPPSSPRNSVDQVKFNKISKEQDLKSFETCPYSSERELVTVCSSTPKEPVTEDNQGATRCQASKTCKFDRFSGIHDHPDRKEPPDRKDVLQGEDEDSQESPNISTSEIAGIFHGSHTEMKGSQICDRVPGRDVSRAKVSEGTREGNVQQYESNLSGDIIQQGSSTGDHPDSDPAGNQNTNIFSPLYSKNVSEKHSSEHAKTKRTCSEAKKKVNFLEKESQDEKVLCSPSGDDNLAGSSNPVTQLEESHQKVTNPFPVCNISEGRSAQPGPEEDLPPSPSALSSTTSKPRAEHTEISEDLQEMTRLLQGSFGKLEALDLSIRSGSSEVTTRRAIGSSDVNLHLVAPVSDNNKTKANDVESKKPNVGFTCEKPKKLRIERGQEKTSRSDTVDRKEKKVLEKISLEPKNLQTPSSHDVKKSKDISGLERRTPDLLSSNPKEEQSPTSGGHRGKLLTVDTDSGVSRHVAPRSEAIVSPTPGSAISQVLPLKPLAPLPDDGSPQDHKISRNLSAAENPGTKKLSGSCNDTESNDESLPELEEADVTQTRISTSQKQVLQCSGSGEEAVSKVKQSRSEKKARKAMSKLGLRQIHGVTRITIRKSKNILFVITKPDVFKSPASDIYIVFGEAKIEDLSQQVHKAAAEKFKVPMDHSPLITETAPALTIKEESEEEEEVDEAGLEVRDIELVMAQANVSRAKAVRALRHNNNDIVNAIMELTM from the exons ATGCAGGATGACAGAGCAGCGGCCGGGCAGCCCCTTATCAGTGCGcagcctccgctcctccatcccCGCAGCCGCCGCCGCCGCACTGTCCCCGGAGCCGCCGCGGGAGCCGCAGGGAAGATGCCGGGGGAGGAAGCAG GTTCATCTCCAATTGCTTCCACGGCATCAACTCCAATTAGTGACTCCACCACCCCCAAGTGTTTGAGCCCCCTGGAAGAATCTCCAGCATGTGCCACCAACATGGTGACTCCATGCCGTCAGGCCAAAGAAGGACACAGACCTCAGCCAGAGGGGGCAAGTAGTGAGGTGCCCCCTGGAAACACCATTGGCACGCGGCATCTTCCTTCCAAGGTATCAGAGGAGTCACCTCTGACCCAGGAGGCAAAGTCTGAGGAACCCGAGCAGCGTGGTCCTGAAGAAGTCCAAGATGCTCTTGACACCAGGATTGTGATGGGAGAAGAGACGTCTTGTAGTCCTGAGGAAAGGGGGGCTGTAAATAGGTTGCACATGGTGATTTCTGAGAGGGAGATGGTGTTCGGGGATCCCTTGGAGGAAGTAACATTGCACTTACATCAAGAGAATTCAGGACAAGGAAGTGACAAAGCCATGTCCGAGTCTCCTGACCATCTGCACTTTGGAAGACGTGAGACATTTGCTGTAAACGACGACTTCTATTCTCAGGGTGAATCTGTAGCTGATGTGCCTTCATTCCTCAAACCCACCAAAGAGACACCCTGCAGCTCAACGGTCAGCGAGGTCCACTCACTACAAGCTGTGTCCAGGACCACCACCGACTCTGACCCTTACACCACCGCTCCATCCACCCCAGTGAAAACCACGTACAGTCAGTACAAACACCACTCAAAGAGCCACCTCAACGAGGAACACAACGACCTGGACAATGACATGTCCTCACCTCCAACGTCACCTTCAGGATCCTACGTCACTGCGGAGGGAGGTAGCTGGGCCTCCTCGGCCACTTCTAGTGGATCTCCTTCATGTTCACCAAATTTGATGGCTGAGGTTGACACCATTGAGTCTCCCACACCTTATCCGGAGCACTTGGAAGTTCATGGAGAAGGTCTTTGTGAAGACCCCTGCTGTATGTCCCCAGATATGTTAGAAGATGAAGATATTCCAGAACTCTATGACAGAGATATGGACCCTGAAGACTTTTCTCCACCCAATGAGGAGCTCCTAGACGAGTACCCTAGTGACATCCATTCCAGTGAAGAGGATGAAGATGAATGGGAGACGGACTTTGCCCCATCTTTTACAAGCATGCCTCTATGTCCTGAACTGATGAGCACAGTGTCCTTGATGCAGGAGCCGCAGCAAGCACCTCTGGCAGGCAGCTCTGCAAGCGTTGAGGGAGCCCTGCAGCCGGCAGGCCAGCAGCACGTCCATAGGATAAGCCTGCCGAACAGCGAGAATGATCATATGATTCCCGCTTTTATGCTTCCATTTCGGGGAAGTTTAATATTCGAAGCTGAGTCAATGGAGATCACGTTATTCCCACAAGGAGAATCGGCAGAAAGTGAGGCGATTGATGGAGACGAGAAAGAAGAAGTTGGTgaagatgatgaggatgatagcACCTCGGCCTCATATCTTCATTCATTGTCCGAGACCTCTATCAATGAAGGAGTTGATGAATCCTTTGCTTATCAGGATGACACCTCAGAGTCGTCAGATTCGGCCTCTTATGATGGAGAAGAGGATGACAAACGTTACGGCACAGAGGAGTATGCCGTGACCACTGAATCCACTGCTCCCAGCACAGAGGGTCCTGTGAAGGCCCAACGTGACTCTTCAAATTCTGGCTGTGAAAGTGAGATGGAGACCTCTTCTGATCTGTCTGACTCTGATGAATGTGCAGTGTTTTCGGCTCTCGACATGAATGGTGAAGATTTCCTTGCAGTGgaacaaaaagttttaaaagtcaaTGAAGccacaaaagaagaaaaagaactcGGAGGTGAAAAACGTGATGAAGACATTGGACATTCCCATCTAGCACAAGGCTTTTCCAAAGACCCTTCCATCACACAAGTCACCTCTAGTGATCCTGAATACTCATGTGCCAGCAAAGCCCCTCAAGATACTTGTGAAGACCCCATAAGAAGCACCTTAGTTCTTACAGCAGAGGCAGAGATGGAGCTGAATTGTGAATTATCTCAGAAGTTCAATGAAGGAGCAATGAGAACATGGTCCGACAGTCCTGTAGAGCAAcaatcatcctcatcatcctctgaaaTGGACCACATCCTCCGAGCTGGAATTGGCAATGCTGGGGAATGTCTGATTGCTTGTTTTGACACTGATGAAGAGCTGGATACGTTACCACCTCTATGTGTGATGCAAACCCAACGTGACGAAAGGGCACAAGACGCGGAGAACGGAAGAAAGACTTCCATGGCCGTGCAGCTGGCCGAGGACAGGAATTATTTCACTGTGAAATGTGAAAATACTAAAGATGCCAAAATTTCTGGTGAAGTGGAAAGTGATATCATCCAAGCCCCGTTGTTCACCGTAGATGGTGTTGATGGTAATAGAAGAGAATCCGAACCTGCAAAGGTAGATACAACTGAGGAAGGAGACACTCATGTAAAGCATGCCGCAGATGAAGAGTTATTCGCATGCTATGACTCTGAAGAAGACTCACAAGAAGTGAAACCCTTGGACCGACCTTCACTACTTGCTCAAATACAGAAGCAACAAGAAGAAGCTGGTGCATATATTCCAGAGCAACTGCCCCATAACAGAGAGCAAGAAAAGACATTTACAGCAGACTCTGCAGTGACCAGTGGAGACAATGACAGAGGACATGACGGAGGCAAACAAACAAATACATCAAGTGATAAGGGTTTAGATAAGACATTGGTTTCCACCGATGTTACTGAGAACTCCTCCAGGTCTATCACAAGTGAAACTGGGTTGGGAGACCCTCAGTCTTCATTGAATAATAACCAGAATGACTCCCAACCCAAAGATGGGGATGTTATAGTAACAGACCACGTCTTATCATCTCCCCCATCAAGTCCAAGAAATTCAGTGGATCAAGTCAAGTTCAATAAGATCTCAAAAGAGCAAGATCTGAAGAGCTTTGAAACATGTCCTTATTCTTCTGAACGGGAATTGGTTACTGTATGTTCTTCAACTCCAAAAGAACCGGTAACTGAGGACAACCAAGGAGCCACCAGGTGCCAAGCTTCAAAAACATGCAAGTTTGATAGATTCAGTGGTATACATGATCACCCTGACCGTAAAGAGCCACCAGACAGGAAAGATGTTCTTCAAGGTGAAGATGAAGATAGTCAAGAGTCTCCCAACATTTCTACCAGTGAAATAGCTGGCATCTTCCATGGTTCCCACACTGAGATGAAAGGAAGTCAGATATGTGATCGGGTGCCAGGACGTGATGTTTCCAGAGCTAAAGTATCAGAAGGGACTAGAGAAGGAAATGTCCAACAATATGAAAGCAACTTGTCTGGAGACATCATACAACAAGGATCATCCACTGGTGACCATCCAGACTCCGACCCGGCTGGTAACCAGAACACCAATATATTCTCTCCACTCTACTCTAAAAATGTATCAGAAAAACATAGTTCAGAACATGCAAAGACAAAGCGGACATGTTCAGAAGCAAAAAAGAAAGTCAATTTCTTGGAGAAGGAGTCACAAGACGAGAAGGTTTTGTGCAGTCCTTCTGGAGatgataacttggcaggatcatCAAATCCAGTTACACAACTAGAGGAATCTCATCAGAAGGTAACAAATCCTTTCCCCGTATGTAACATATCAGAAGGGAGAAGTGCACAACCCGGACCAGAAGAGGACCTTCCACCATCTCCGAGTGCCTTGTCAAGTACAACGTCCAAGCCAAGAGCAGAACACACAGAGATTTCTGAAGACCTCCAAGAAATGACCAGGCTTCTACAAGGTTCATTCGGGAAGCTGGAGGCGCTGGATCTCAGTATTCGGTCAGGTTCTTCAGAGGTCACCACTAGAAGGGCTATTGGTAGTAGCGATGTGAACCTTCATCTTGTAGCTCCTGTATCTGACAACAACAAGACTAAAGCTAATGACGTAGAGTCCAAGAAGCCAAATGTTGGCTTTACTTGTGAGAAGCCAAAAAAGCTGAGGATTGAGCGAGGTCAGGAGAAGACCTCAAGGTCAGATACAGTAGATAGGAAGGAAAAGAAAGTTCTAGAAAAGATCTCTCTCGAACCTAAAAACTTACAGACTCCGTCATCTCATGATGTAAAGAAATCTAAAGACATCTCTGGTCTGGAACGGAGAACTCCTGATCTCCTCAGCAGCAATCCTAAAGAAGAGCAGAGCCCGACCAGTGGTGGCCACCGGGGGAAGCTGCTGACTGTGGACACTGACAGCGGGGTAAGCCGGCATGTAGCCCCCAGAAGTGAAGCCATCGTATCACCAACTCCAGGCTCCGCTATAAGTCAAGTTCTTCCCTTGAAACCTCTGGCCCCTCTGCCTGATGATGGAAGTCCTCAAGACCACAAAATAAGCAGGAATCTGTCCGCTGCTGAAAACCCGGGCACCAAAAAGCTCTCAG GTTCCTGCAATGACACAGAAAGTAATGATGAATCCCTCCCTGAGCTGGAAGAAGCGGATGTGACCCAGACCCGCATCTCCACCAGCCAG